In Streptomyces qaidamensis, one DNA window encodes the following:
- a CDS encoding acyltransferase family protein: MPSPRSPHSTQKKQNGKQRDAFFDNAKYLAIVLVAMGHAWEPLKGDSRILEAAYQVVYAFHMPAFILISGYFSRSFDMRPDRLKRLITGVAVPYIIFETAYPLFKRVIDNDPHQEISLLDPWYLTWFLVALFIWRLTTPIWNLVRWPLPLALGLAMLATVTPEIGDDLDLQRVLQFLPFFVLGLVMKPEHFHMVRRRSVRIASVPLFAVALAFSWWAVPRMNTAWFYHRDAAQELGAPWWTGPVMVLAMFGCSLVLTACFFAWVPRRQMWFTALGAGTLYGYLLHGFLVKAGDYQGWFEASWLHHPAGEILVTALAAAVVTVLCTKPVQRMFRFAMEPKMDWAFKKDAAELARERQGAERREREPEKVNA; encoded by the coding sequence GTGCCGAGCCCCCGCTCGCCGCACAGCACGCAGAAGAAGCAGAACGGCAAGCAGCGCGACGCGTTCTTCGACAACGCGAAGTACCTCGCGATCGTGCTGGTGGCCATGGGTCACGCCTGGGAGCCGCTCAAGGGCGACAGCCGGATACTGGAGGCGGCGTACCAGGTCGTCTACGCGTTCCACATGCCGGCGTTCATCCTCATCTCCGGCTACTTCTCCCGCAGTTTCGACATGCGGCCCGACCGGCTGAAGCGCCTGATCACCGGCGTGGCCGTGCCCTACATCATCTTCGAGACGGCCTATCCGCTCTTCAAGCGGGTCATCGACAACGACCCGCACCAGGAGATCAGCCTCCTGGATCCCTGGTACCTGACCTGGTTCCTGGTCGCGCTGTTCATCTGGCGTCTGACCACTCCCATCTGGAACCTGGTGCGCTGGCCGCTGCCGCTGGCGCTGGGTCTCGCCATGCTGGCGACCGTCACCCCGGAGATCGGTGACGACCTGGACCTCCAGCGCGTCCTGCAGTTCCTGCCGTTCTTCGTGCTGGGCCTGGTGATGAAGCCCGAGCACTTCCACATGGTGCGCCGCCGTTCGGTGCGGATCGCCTCGGTGCCGCTGTTCGCCGTCGCGCTGGCCTTCAGCTGGTGGGCGGTGCCGCGTATGAACACCGCGTGGTTCTACCACCGTGACGCCGCGCAGGAGCTGGGCGCCCCGTGGTGGACCGGCCCCGTCATGGTGCTCGCGATGTTCGGCTGCTCCCTGGTGCTGACGGCCTGCTTCTTCGCCTGGGTGCCGCGCCGCCAGATGTGGTTCACCGCCCTCGGCGCCGGCACGCTCTACGGCTACCTGCTGCACGGCTTCCTGGTGAAGGCCGGCGACTACCAGGGCTGGTTCGAGGCGTCCTGGCTGCACCACCCGGCCGGTGAGATCCTCGTGACCGCCCTCGCGGCCGCCGTCGTGACGGTGCTGTGCACCAAGCCGGTGCAGCGCATGTTCCGGTTCGCGATGGAGCCGAAGATGGACTGGGCCTTCAAGAAGGACGCCGCCGAACTCGCCCGCGAACGCCAGGGCGCCGAGCGGCGCGAGCGCGAGCCCGAGAAGGTCAACGCCTGA
- a CDS encoding HD domain-containing protein → MTLAQVEATARAAHTGQTDKAGRPYAEHLRAVAEGVRARGGDDEQIAAAWLHDAVEDDALSAQWLREAALSSRTKDIVLAVTKRAGEPPEAYAARILATPGALLVKESDLAHNADPARLAVLDAATRKRLTEKYARMRALLGLVG, encoded by the coding sequence ATGACCCTGGCCCAGGTCGAGGCCACCGCCCGCGCCGCACACACCGGCCAGACCGACAAGGCGGGACGGCCCTACGCCGAACACCTCCGGGCGGTGGCGGAGGGCGTCCGGGCGCGGGGCGGCGACGACGAGCAGATCGCGGCGGCCTGGCTGCACGACGCCGTCGAGGACGACGCCCTCTCCGCACAGTGGCTGCGCGAGGCCGCGCTGAGCAGCCGTACGAAGGACATCGTCCTCGCGGTCACCAAACGGGCGGGGGAGCCGCCGGAGGCGTACGCCGCGCGGATCCTCGCCACGCCCGGAGCGCTCCTGGTGAAGGAGTCGGACCTGGCGCACAACGCGGACCCTGCCCGTCTCGCGGTCCTCGACGCGGCGACCCGGAAACGACTGACCGAGAAGTACGCACGGATGCGCGCACTTCTCGGTCTCGTCGGATGA
- a CDS encoding ABC transporter permease: MLAPNGLARAALRFRPAAFVGTFVALVLAATIVSACGILLETGARATVPPERYARVPAVAAAEQRAGKPDESDAVPDRARLDDSLVAKAAAVPGVRAAIPDVTFPVLTPEGRLTAHGWGSTAFTGERLTTGRAPGPGEVVLAQRGHASTGDTVTLTLPEGPRTYRVSGTAAARNTVWFSDAEAVRASGHPHRVDTIAVLPDPGVSAAALDSRLTRALGGRAEIHTGDDRGTVEDPALAEAREVLIGIGGSFGGVAAMVAVFTAAGTVALAVGRRAREFALLRAVGTTPRQIRRTIATEALLVAPVAGALGCLPGIALAAWWFGQLKNKGAVPEPVHLTVSWIPLTVTAGTVLLTALLAGYTAAHRSSRIKPGQALSEASVERLRPGWIRTPLGVAAAAGGFVCAGLAASESGEDAANAALGVVMLFMLAVALLGPLIARACASLLGLPLRGAGAPAALAAANSRTNARRLASAITPIVLAMAFSSVLVFLHTSEDRATAEQQRAGIVADHIVTADEGALPPDSVRRAGQTPGVTAAVGLLKTSVLVRSSGVLTPVSAQGVTGSARDLAAVQDLDVEKGRLSLKPGEVALDASVAENANVGVGERIRIHLPDGTRATPLVAAVYGRGLGLSQVTLDRGDLARHVSSAFDTELWVKGGTAKALAPLGRVMDRADHTAAQSLDRELNAWANTVMAAVLGGFAAVAAVNTLVMTVLDRRGELGTLRLLGSTRRQVLRMVRWEALLVAVAGIALGTAIALATLVPMMRGLTGRGPYIPPLVYGSFAAAILVLGLAAVTLPARAALRGETLEQ, translated from the coding sequence ATGCTCGCCCCCAACGGCCTCGCCCGGGCGGCCCTCCGGTTCCGTCCCGCCGCGTTCGTGGGCACCTTCGTCGCCCTCGTACTGGCCGCCACGATCGTGTCGGCCTGCGGCATCCTGCTGGAGACGGGCGCGCGCGCCACGGTCCCACCCGAGCGCTACGCGCGCGTCCCCGCCGTGGCCGCCGCCGAGCAGCGGGCCGGAAAGCCGGACGAGAGCGACGCGGTGCCGGACCGGGCCCGCCTCGACGACTCCCTGGTCGCGAAGGCCGCCGCGGTCCCTGGAGTGCGCGCGGCGATCCCCGACGTCACCTTCCCGGTGCTCACGCCCGAAGGCAGGCTCACCGCCCACGGCTGGGGCTCCACCGCCTTCACCGGTGAACGCCTCACCACCGGCCGCGCCCCCGGCCCCGGCGAGGTCGTCCTCGCCCAGCGCGGGCACGCCTCGACCGGTGACACCGTCACCCTCACCCTCCCGGAGGGCCCCCGCACCTACCGCGTCTCCGGTACGGCCGCCGCCCGGAACACCGTCTGGTTCAGCGACGCCGAAGCCGTCCGCGCCTCCGGCCACCCCCACCGCGTCGACACCATCGCCGTCCTTCCCGACCCCGGAGTCAGCGCCGCGGCCCTCGACTCCCGCCTCACCCGCGCCCTGGGCGGCCGGGCCGAGATCCACACCGGCGACGACCGGGGCACCGTGGAGGACCCCGCCCTCGCCGAAGCCCGCGAGGTGCTCATCGGGATCGGCGGCTCCTTCGGCGGCGTCGCCGCCATGGTCGCCGTCTTCACCGCGGCCGGCACCGTCGCCCTCGCGGTCGGCCGCCGCGCCCGCGAGTTCGCCCTGCTGCGCGCTGTCGGCACCACCCCGCGCCAGATCCGCCGCACCATCGCCACCGAGGCGCTGCTCGTCGCGCCGGTCGCGGGCGCACTCGGCTGCCTGCCCGGAATCGCCCTGGCCGCCTGGTGGTTCGGGCAGCTGAAGAACAAGGGCGCTGTTCCGGAACCCGTCCATCTCACCGTCTCCTGGATCCCCCTCACCGTCACGGCCGGGACCGTCCTGCTCACCGCCCTGCTCGCCGGATACACCGCGGCGCACCGCAGTTCGCGCATCAAGCCGGGCCAGGCACTGAGCGAGGCGTCCGTGGAGCGGCTGCGCCCGGGCTGGATCCGCACACCGCTCGGCGTGGCGGCGGCGGCCGGCGGCTTCGTGTGCGCGGGCCTGGCCGCCTCGGAGTCGGGCGAGGACGCGGCCAACGCCGCCCTCGGCGTCGTCATGCTGTTCATGCTGGCCGTCGCCCTGCTGGGCCCGCTGATCGCCCGCGCCTGCGCGTCCCTGCTCGGACTGCCGCTGCGGGGCGCGGGGGCCCCCGCAGCCCTGGCCGCCGCCAACTCCCGCACCAACGCCCGGCGTCTGGCCTCCGCGATCACCCCGATCGTGCTCGCCATGGCGTTCTCCTCCGTGCTGGTCTTCCTGCACACCAGCGAGGACCGGGCCACCGCCGAGCAGCAGCGGGCGGGCATCGTCGCCGACCACATCGTCACGGCCGACGAGGGCGCCCTGCCCCCGGACTCCGTACGACGGGCCGGGCAGACCCCGGGGGTCACCGCGGCCGTCGGCCTGCTGAAGACGTCCGTCCTCGTCCGCAGCTCGGGAGTCCTGACCCCGGTCTCCGCGCAGGGCGTCACGGGCTCGGCCCGAGACCTGGCCGCCGTGCAGGACCTGGACGTCGAGAAGGGCCGGCTGTCGCTGAAGCCGGGCGAGGTCGCCCTCGACGCGTCCGTCGCCGAGAACGCGAACGTCGGGGTCGGCGAGCGCATCCGCATCCATCTGCCCGACGGCACCAGGGCCACCCCGCTGGTGGCGGCGGTGTACGGCCGCGGCCTGGGCCTGTCCCAGGTCACCCTGGACCGCGGTGACCTGGCCCGCCACGTCAGTTCCGCGTTCGACACCGAACTGTGGGTCAAGGGCGGTACGGCGAAGGCGCTCGCCCCGCTCGGCCGTGTCATGGACCGCGCCGACCACACCGCCGCCCAGTCCCTCGACCGCGAGCTCAACGCCTGGGCGAACACGGTCATGGCGGCCGTCCTCGGCGGCTTCGCGGCGGTCGCCGCCGTCAACACCCTGGTGATGACGGTCCTCGACCGCCGTGGCGAACTCGGCACGCTCCGCCTGCTCGGTTCCACCCGCCGCCAGGTGCTGCGCATGGTCCGCTGGGAAGCGCTCCTGGTCGCCGTCGCGGGCATCGCGCTCGGCACGGCGATCGCCCTGGCCACGCTGGTGCCGATGATGAGGGGCCTGACGGGCCGGGGACCGTACATCCCCCCGCTCGTGTACGGCTCGTTCGCCGCCGCGATCCTCGTCCTCGGCCTGGCCGCGGTCACCCTGCCGGCCCGGGCGGCGCTGCGCGGGGAGACACTGGAGCAGTGA
- a CDS encoding PP2C family protein-serine/threonine phosphatase has protein sequence MASGRERRAEAETFTARLKKQWHRVRVGVRRAAVDYFRGNGSDWIALVGLLLTVPLIAAATLANSVWFSPSALVLPVVVGGLLLRPASLLGLYAAAATALIVESVQLGPYTEGPSRVTPGVVLVVAACGFFGLLLAQFRSRVGVPWRRGGTMLFDLRERIRVQSKLPDLPGGWHREMALRPAGGQSFSGDFVVAARTNGGRTLEVVLTDVSGKGMDAGSRALLLSGAFGGLLGSLPPHAFLPAANGYLLRQDWDEGFATSIHLVLDLDSGDYELYSAGHPPGLQLSAGTGRWEEKAAEGPLLGVYDGAQFDPVKGSLRPGDVLMLFTDGLVETADRDIVEGIDRLTGEADRYVAGGFHGAAWHLIEAVAKDVNDDRALLLICREGPTAATPR, from the coding sequence ATGGCATCAGGACGAGAGCGGCGCGCGGAAGCCGAGACGTTCACGGCCCGGTTGAAGAAGCAGTGGCACCGGGTCCGCGTCGGCGTGCGCCGAGCGGCCGTGGACTACTTCCGAGGCAACGGTTCGGACTGGATCGCCCTGGTCGGTCTGCTCCTGACCGTCCCGCTGATCGCGGCGGCCACCCTGGCGAACTCGGTGTGGTTCTCACCGTCCGCGCTGGTGCTGCCCGTCGTCGTGGGCGGGCTGCTGCTGCGCCCGGCGAGTCTGCTCGGCCTGTACGCGGCCGCGGCCACCGCGCTGATCGTGGAGTCGGTGCAGCTCGGCCCGTACACGGAGGGTCCGTCGCGGGTCACCCCCGGCGTCGTCCTCGTGGTCGCGGCCTGCGGCTTCTTCGGGCTGCTCCTCGCCCAGTTCCGCAGCCGGGTCGGTGTGCCCTGGCGGCGCGGCGGCACGATGCTCTTCGACCTGCGTGAACGCATCCGGGTGCAGAGCAAGCTGCCCGACCTGCCGGGCGGCTGGCACCGGGAGATGGCCCTGCGCCCGGCGGGCGGTCAGTCGTTCTCGGGCGACTTCGTGGTGGCGGCCCGTACCAACGGCGGCCGCACGCTCGAGGTCGTCCTCACCGACGTCTCCGGCAAGGGCATGGACGCGGGTTCGCGCGCCCTGCTGCTGTCCGGCGCGTTCGGCGGCCTGCTCGGCTCCCTTCCGCCGCACGCCTTCCTTCCGGCCGCCAACGGCTACCTCCTGCGCCAGGACTGGGACGAGGGCTTCGCCACCTCCATCCACCTGGTCCTCGACCTGGACTCCGGCGACTACGAGCTCTACTCCGCGGGCCACCCGCCGGGCCTCCAGCTCAGCGCCGGCACCGGCCGCTGGGAGGAGAAGGCGGCCGAGGGCCCGCTCCTCGGGGTGTACGACGGCGCCCAGTTCGACCCGGTGAAGGGTTCGCTGCGGCCGGGCGACGTGCTGATGCTGTTCACGGACGGCCTGGTGGAGACCGCCGACCGCGACATCGTCGAGGGCATCGACCGCCTCACCGGCGAGGCCGACCGCTATGTGGCCGGCGGCTTCCACGGTGCCGCCTGGCATCTCATCGAGGCGGTCGCCAAGGACGTCAACGACGACCGGGCCCTGCTGCTGATCTGCCGCGAGGGACCGACGGCGGCCACCCCCCGCTGA
- a CDS encoding GNAT family N-acetyltransferase, translating to MATDATGSAPGLRVLRRDEWDKWYDTLIRGFGGVPESAEERELWNSLTEVDRSLGAWDRDECVGTAGAFSFRLTVPGGASVPAAGVTMVSVAATHRRRGVLTSMMRRQLDDVRASGEPLAVLTASEPAIYGRFGYGAATFQLSAEIDTTRVRLTSLPAGTDDVRVRYAVPADVLDACEAVYARLVPSRPGMLARQPGWERLELLDPESDRGGASPLQCVLAERDGETVGYARFRVKPDWDAAGPDGTVILESSAALDPAADAALWRFLFGIDLTSSLVVRGRGRPVDEAWRHWVSDIRRCRPRVLDSLYLRPVDLGAALEARTYQAPVDVVFEVEDAFCPWNSGRWRLSGDAKGASCGRTADAADLVLCVRELGAAYLGGVSLASLGVAGRVREVRRGALAEASLGFGTGVAPWLPHGF from the coding sequence ATGGCGACTGACGCGACCGGTTCCGCGCCCGGCCTTCGGGTACTTCGGCGGGATGAGTGGGACAAGTGGTACGACACCCTGATCCGGGGCTTCGGCGGGGTGCCGGAGTCCGCCGAGGAGCGGGAGTTGTGGAACTCGCTGACCGAGGTCGACCGTTCCCTCGGCGCCTGGGACCGGGACGAGTGCGTGGGGACGGCCGGGGCGTTCAGCTTCCGGCTCACGGTGCCCGGCGGCGCCTCGGTACCGGCCGCGGGCGTCACCATGGTCAGCGTGGCCGCCACCCATCGCCGGCGCGGGGTGCTGACCTCGATGATGCGGCGGCAGTTGGACGACGTCCGGGCCTCGGGTGAGCCGCTGGCCGTGCTCACGGCCTCCGAACCGGCGATCTACGGCCGGTTCGGGTACGGGGCCGCCACCTTCCAGTTGAGCGCCGAGATCGACACGACCCGGGTGCGGCTCACGTCGCTGCCGGCGGGCACGGATGACGTGCGCGTGCGCTACGCCGTACCTGCCGATGTGCTCGACGCGTGCGAGGCGGTGTACGCCCGGCTGGTCCCGTCACGGCCCGGGATGCTGGCACGGCAGCCCGGCTGGGAGCGGCTCGAGTTGCTCGACCCGGAGAGCGACCGGGGAGGAGCGTCGCCCCTGCAGTGCGTCCTCGCCGAGCGGGACGGCGAGACGGTCGGGTACGCGCGGTTCCGCGTCAAACCGGACTGGGATGCCGCCGGGCCCGACGGCACGGTGATCCTGGAGAGCTCGGCGGCGCTGGACCCCGCGGCGGACGCGGCGCTGTGGCGGTTCCTGTTCGGCATCGACCTGACGTCGTCGCTGGTGGTGCGGGGGCGGGGCCGGCCGGTGGACGAGGCGTGGCGGCACTGGGTGTCCGACATCCGGCGGTGCCGGCCGCGAGTTCTGGACTCGCTGTACCTGCGGCCGGTGGACCTGGGGGCCGCACTGGAGGCGCGGACGTATCAGGCGCCGGTGGACGTGGTGTTCGAGGTGGAGGACGCGTTCTGCCCCTGGAACTCCGGGCGTTGGCGGCTCAGCGGGGATGCGAAGGGGGCGTCCTGCGGGCGTACGGCGGATGCGGCGGATCTCGTGCTGTGCGTACGGGAGTTGGGGGCCGCGTACCTCGGGGGTGTGTCGCTGGCCTCGTTGGGGGTGGCCGGGCGGGTGCGGGAGGTACGGCGGGGGGCGCTGGCGGAGGCTTCCCTGGGGTTCGGGACCGGCGTGGCTCCGTGGTTGCCGCACGGTTTCTGA
- a CDS encoding Fpg/Nei family DNA glycosylase, translating into MPEGHTIHRLAQDYATAFLGTKPRTTSPQGKFTPAATLLTGTELTHTEAHGKHLFLGFRDTDWIHIHLGLFGKVTFGPAPEPPPPDTVRLRLANDTAYVDLRGPTTCALITPPEKQAIHDRLGPDPLRDDADPDTAYRRITRSRTTIAALLMDQKVIAGVGNVYRAEVLFRHRIDPYRAGKDITPTEWHAIWTDLVDLMHEGVRNNRIDTVRPEHTPEAMGRPPRVDDHGGEVYVYRRANLPCHICGGEIRTADLAARNLFWCPSCQRP; encoded by the coding sequence GTGCCCGAAGGCCACACCATCCACCGCCTCGCCCAGGACTACGCCACCGCCTTCCTCGGCACAAAGCCCCGCACCACCAGCCCCCAGGGCAAGTTCACCCCCGCCGCCACCCTCCTCACCGGCACGGAACTCACCCACACGGAAGCTCACGGCAAACACCTCTTCCTCGGGTTCCGCGACACCGACTGGATCCACATCCACCTCGGCCTCTTCGGCAAGGTCACCTTCGGCCCGGCCCCCGAGCCACCCCCCCCCGACACCGTCCGCCTCCGCCTGGCGAACGACACCGCCTACGTCGACCTCCGAGGCCCCACCACCTGCGCCCTCATTACACCCCCGGAGAAGCAGGCGATACACGACCGCCTGGGCCCGGACCCCCTCCGCGACGACGCCGACCCGGACACCGCGTACCGCCGCATCACCCGCAGCCGTACGACGATCGCCGCCCTCCTCATGGACCAGAAGGTCATCGCCGGCGTGGGAAACGTCTACCGCGCGGAGGTCCTCTTCCGGCACCGCATCGACCCGTACCGCGCCGGCAAGGACATCACCCCCACCGAGTGGCACGCGATCTGGACCGACCTCGTCGACCTCATGCACGAGGGCGTCCGCAACAACCGCATCGACACCGTCCGCCCGGAGCACACCCCGGAGGCGATGGGCCGCCCGCCCCGCGTGGACGACCACGGCGGCGAGGTGTACGTCTACCGCAGGGCCAACCTGCCCTGCCACATCTGCGGCGGCGAGATCCGCACCGCCGACCTCGCCGCCCGCAACCTCTTCTGGTGCCCGTCCTGCCAACGCCCCTGA
- a CDS encoding ribose-5-phosphate isomerase, translating to MRVYLGSDHAGYELKNHLVEWLKQAGHDPVDCGPHIYDAQDDYPPFCLRAAERTAADPDALGVVIGGSGNGEQIAANKVKGVRAALAWSEETASLGRQHNNANVVAVGARMHSQDEATKFVETFLGTPFSGDERHIRRIDMLSAYETTGDLPPIPPHHPQQ from the coding sequence ATGCGCGTGTACCTCGGCTCGGACCATGCGGGCTACGAACTCAAGAACCACCTCGTCGAGTGGCTGAAGCAGGCGGGTCACGACCCCGTCGACTGCGGCCCGCACATCTACGACGCTCAGGACGACTACCCGCCCTTCTGCCTCCGCGCAGCGGAGCGCACGGCCGCGGACCCCGACGCCCTCGGCGTCGTCATCGGCGGCTCGGGCAACGGCGAGCAGATCGCCGCGAACAAGGTCAAGGGCGTCCGTGCGGCCCTCGCCTGGAGCGAGGAGACGGCGTCCCTGGGCCGCCAGCACAACAACGCGAACGTCGTCGCGGTGGGCGCGCGCATGCACTCGCAGGACGAGGCGACGAAGTTCGTGGAGACGTTCCTCGGCACGCCGTTCTCCGGTGACGAACGCCACATCCGCCGGATCGACATGCTGTCCGCCTACGAAACGACCGGCGACCTGCCTCCGATTCCCCCGCATCACCCGCAGCAGTAG
- a CDS encoding amino acid permease, with translation MTSQPTLNKTGNDPGGPGEPGAEGSGLQAGLKNRHLSMIAIGGVIGAGLFVGSSSGIATAGPGILLSYALVGTLVVLVMRMLGEMSAANPTSGSFSAHADRALGSWAGFSIGWLYWFFWVVVLAVEATAGAVILEGWIPAVPQWGWALIVMVVLTATNLVSVGSYGEFEFWFAGIKVVAIAAFIVIGGLAVFGLLPGVDSEQAGLSNLTEHGGFLPNGAGAILTGVLLVVFSFMGSEIATLAAGESENPRQAVTKATNSIIWRVAVFYLGSIAVVVCLLPWDSKAITKDGSYVAALDSLGIAHAGQIMNFIVLTSVLSCLNSGLYTASRMAFSLGQRGDAPKAFARTTSNGVPRTAILASVAFGFVAVFFNYKFPDSVFLFLVNSSGAVALFVWLVICFSQLRMRKIIKAEAPEKLVVKMWLYPYLTWATAALIVFILGYMLTDTEHDGRQTILLSLLVAAVVLVIAFVKKGLRGGRPAADAPQAQGEERSEVSAG, from the coding sequence ATGACCTCGCAGCCGACTCTGAACAAGACCGGAAACGACCCCGGAGGCCCCGGAGAGCCCGGAGCCGAGGGCTCCGGGCTGCAGGCCGGGCTCAAGAACCGGCACCTTTCGATGATCGCCATCGGCGGTGTCATCGGCGCCGGACTTTTCGTGGGGTCCAGCTCCGGTATCGCCACCGCCGGGCCCGGCATCCTGCTGTCGTACGCGCTCGTCGGCACGCTCGTGGTGCTGGTGATGCGGATGCTCGGTGAGATGTCGGCCGCCAACCCGACCTCGGGTTCCTTCTCCGCACACGCCGACCGGGCCCTCGGGTCCTGGGCCGGTTTCTCCATCGGCTGGCTGTACTGGTTCTTCTGGGTCGTGGTGCTGGCGGTCGAAGCGACCGCCGGTGCCGTGATCCTGGAGGGCTGGATCCCGGCCGTGCCCCAGTGGGGCTGGGCCCTGATCGTGATGGTGGTGCTGACCGCCACCAATCTGGTCTCCGTGGGCTCCTACGGCGAGTTCGAGTTCTGGTTCGCGGGCATCAAGGTCGTCGCCATCGCCGCGTTCATCGTCATCGGCGGGCTGGCCGTCTTCGGGCTGCTGCCCGGTGTGGACAGTGAGCAGGCCGGGCTGAGCAACCTCACCGAGCACGGCGGCTTCCTGCCCAACGGGGCCGGCGCCATCCTCACCGGTGTGCTGCTCGTCGTCTTCTCCTTCATGGGCAGCGAGATCGCCACCCTGGCCGCCGGTGAGTCCGAGAACCCGCGGCAGGCCGTCACCAAGGCCACCAACAGCATCATCTGGCGTGTCGCCGTCTTCTACCTCGGCTCGATCGCCGTCGTCGTGTGCCTGCTTCCGTGGGACAGCAAGGCCATCACCAAGGACGGCTCCTACGTCGCCGCGCTCGACTCCCTCGGCATCGCGCACGCCGGTCAGATCATGAACTTCATCGTGCTGACCTCGGTGCTGTCCTGTCTGAACTCCGGCCTGTACACCGCCTCCCGCATGGCCTTCTCCCTCGGCCAGCGCGGCGACGCGCCGAAGGCCTTCGCCCGCACGACCTCCAACGGCGTGCCGCGCACGGCGATCCTCGCCTCCGTCGCCTTCGGCTTCGTGGCCGTCTTCTTCAACTACAAGTTCCCGGACTCCGTCTTCCTGTTCCTGGTGAACTCCAGTGGTGCGGTCGCCCTGTTCGTGTGGCTGGTGATCTGCTTCTCCCAGCTGCGCATGCGGAAGATCATCAAGGCCGAGGCGCCCGAGAAGCTCGTGGTGAAGATGTGGCTGTACCCGTATCTGACCTGGGCGACCGCCGCGCTGATCGTGTTCATCCTCGGCTACATGCTCACCGACACCGAGCACGACGGGCGCCAGACCATCCTGCTGTCGCTGCTCGTCGCCGCGGTGGTGCTCGTCATCGCCTTCGTGAAGAAGGGACTGCGTGGGGGCCGGCCGGCCGCCGACGCCCCGCAGGCTCAGGGCGAGGAGCGCAGCGAGGTGTCGGCCGGCTGA